A single window of Danio rerio strain Tuebingen ecotype United States chromosome 15, GRCz12tu, whole genome shotgun sequence DNA harbors:
- the thrsp gene encoding Mid1-interacting protein 1-B-like produces the protein MQSVDAKLSRSSLLLALQRYSTSVHNMEQTILLPSLLRDIPYNDAPGATDNSMDLYENYLMLKDIKNMVESGLVPHEDGEYHTCLQKDLEPLLEAEPEVLFHFHLCGLFTVMATLGKKSQNLTEKYLDIIGFSR, from the coding sequence ATGCAGTCTGTCGATGCCAAACTGAGCAGAAGCTCGCTGCTGCTGGCCTTGCAGCGCTACAGCACTTCTGTGCACAATATGGAGCAGACCATCCTGCTGCCTAGCCTCTTGCGGGACATCCCATACAATGATGCTCCAGGTGCCACAGACAACAGCATGGATCTGTACGAGAACTACCTTATGCTGAAAGATATCAAGAACATGGTGGAGAGTGGTCTGGTCCCACACGAGGATGGCGAATATCACACATGCCTGCAGAAAGACCTTGAGCCACTGCTGGAGGCTGAACCTGAGGTGCTTTTCCACTTCCATCTGTGCGGTCTGTTCACAGTCATGGCTACCCTTGGGAAGAAGTCTCAGAACTTGACAGAGAAATACTTAGACATCATTGGTTTCAGTCGTTAA